The Streptomyces sp. NBC_01244 genome contains a region encoding:
- a CDS encoding histidine phosphatase family protein, whose product MSAGTSGGTSAGTGAGGSAPAEGNEITVVHVVRHGEVHNPDGVLYGRRAGYHLSELGRKMADRVAEHLENRDVTYVVASPLERAQETAAPIAKSHGLDLATDGRLLEAGNVFEGKTFGVGDGALRRPENWKHLTNPFKPSWGEPYVEQVVRMMSAIESARDAARGHEAVAVSHQLPIWIVRSFAEKRRLWHDPRRRQCTLASLTSFTYQGDRLVSVGYSEPARDLVPAHLLAGAKPVKGKSKAFGA is encoded by the coding sequence ATGAGCGCCGGAACGAGCGGCGGAACGAGCGCCGGAACGGGTGCCGGAGGCAGTGCCCCTGCCGAGGGCAACGAGATCACCGTCGTCCACGTGGTCCGCCACGGCGAGGTGCACAACCCGGACGGGGTCCTCTACGGCCGCCGCGCCGGCTACCACCTCTCCGAGCTGGGCCGCAAGATGGCGGACCGGGTCGCGGAGCACCTGGAGAACCGGGACGTGACGTACGTCGTGGCCTCCCCGCTGGAGCGGGCCCAGGAGACGGCCGCGCCGATCGCCAAGTCGCACGGGCTGGACCTCGCGACCGACGGCCGCCTCCTCGAGGCGGGCAACGTCTTCGAGGGCAAGACCTTCGGGGTCGGGGACGGCGCGCTGCGCAGGCCCGAGAACTGGAAGCACCTGACGAACCCGTTCAAGCCGTCCTGGGGCGAGCCGTACGTCGAGCAGGTCGTGCGGATGATGAGCGCGATCGAGTCCGCCCGTGACGCGGCCCGCGGCCACGAGGCGGTGGCGGTCAGCCACCAGCTCCCGATCTGGATCGTACGGAGCTTCGCGGAGAAGCGGCGGCTGTGGCACGACCCGCGCCGCCGCCAGTGCACGCTGGCCTCGCTGACCTCGTTCACGTACCAGGGCGACAGGCTGGTGTCGGTGGGCTACAGCGAGCCGGCCCGGGACCTGGTCCCGGCGCACCTCCTCGCGGGGGCGAAGCCGGTGAAGGGCAAGTCCAAGGCGTTCGGGGCGTAA
- a CDS encoding TlpA family protein disulfide reductase, which yields MSFSRVPRSRSISGRATLLTVVTLTGALTLTACGDDGGKPSGSAGGNYVTGSSGISTVAKADRTDAPKLDGETVDGKTLDTTTLKGKVVVLNVWGSWCPPCRAEAPSFAKVAKELEAAGQPVAFVGINTRDNTKQNAASFEEDYGITYPSLFDPDGKLMLRFPKGTLNPNAIPSTLVLDKDGKIAARTLAALSEAKLRSMIDPLLAEK from the coding sequence ATGAGCTTTAGCCGCGTCCCTCGGAGCCGCTCGATCAGCGGCCGCGCCACCCTGCTGACCGTGGTGACCCTCACCGGCGCCCTCACCCTCACGGCATGCGGGGACGACGGCGGCAAGCCCTCCGGTTCCGCCGGGGGCAACTACGTGACGGGCTCCAGCGGCATCTCCACCGTCGCCAAGGCCGACCGCACCGACGCCCCCAAGCTCGACGGGGAGACGGTGGACGGCAAGACCCTGGACACCACCACCCTCAAGGGCAAGGTCGTCGTCCTCAACGTCTGGGGCTCCTGGTGCCCGCCGTGCCGGGCCGAGGCCCCGTCGTTCGCGAAAGTCGCCAAGGAACTGGAGGCGGCCGGCCAGCCGGTCGCCTTCGTCGGCATCAACACCCGCGACAACACCAAGCAGAACGCGGCCTCCTTCGAAGAGGACTACGGAATCACCTACCCGAGCCTCTTCGACCCGGACGGCAAGCTGATGCTCCGGTTCCCCAAGGGCACGCTCAACCCGAACGCCATTCCCTCCACGCTCGTCCTCGACAAGGACGGCAAGATCGCCGCCCGAACCCTGGCCGCGCTCAGCGAGGCGAAGCTGCGCTCGATGATCGACCCGCTGCTCGCGGAGAAGTGA
- a CDS encoding cytochrome c biogenesis CcdA family protein, translating into MLAAESTGVNTTVLNGGLLLALPISLLAGLISFFSPCVLPLVPGYLSYVTGVGGADLAEARRGRMLGGATLFVLGFTAVFTSTGALFGFFGRTLNSNKDLISQVLGGLVILLGLFFMGAIPGLTMREFRFHKKPAVGLIGAPVLGVLFGLGWTPCMGPTLAAVGTLSIDQATAGRGALLTVVFCLGLGLPFIATALAFRKALGAFGWVKKHYAWVMRIGGGMLILTGLLLVTGMWSSIVSEMQSWTNGFTVGI; encoded by the coding sequence GTGCTCGCCGCCGAATCGACCGGCGTGAACACGACCGTCCTCAACGGCGGCCTGCTCCTGGCCCTGCCGATCTCGCTGCTCGCCGGGCTGATCTCCTTCTTCTCGCCCTGCGTGCTGCCGCTGGTCCCCGGCTACCTCTCCTACGTGACCGGCGTCGGCGGAGCCGACCTCGCCGAGGCCCGGCGCGGCCGGATGCTGGGCGGCGCGACCCTGTTCGTCCTCGGCTTCACGGCCGTGTTCACCTCGACCGGCGCGCTGTTCGGCTTCTTCGGGCGGACCCTCAACTCCAACAAGGACCTCATCTCGCAGGTGCTCGGCGGTCTGGTGATCCTGCTCGGCCTGTTCTTCATGGGCGCGATCCCCGGTCTGACGATGCGGGAGTTCCGCTTCCACAAGAAGCCGGCGGTGGGCCTGATCGGCGCGCCCGTACTCGGCGTGCTCTTCGGCCTCGGCTGGACCCCCTGCATGGGCCCGACCCTCGCCGCCGTCGGCACCCTCTCCATCGACCAGGCGACAGCGGGCCGCGGGGCGCTGCTGACCGTGGTCTTCTGTCTGGGGCTGGGGCTGCCGTTCATCGCCACGGCCCTCGCCTTCCGCAAGGCGCTGGGCGCCTTCGGCTGGGTGAAGAAGCACTATGCGTGGGTCATGCGGATCGGCGGCGGCATGCTGATCCTGACCGGCCTGCTGCTCGTCACAGGAATGTGGAGCAGCATCGTCAGCGAGATGCAGAGCTGGACCAACGGCTTCACGGTGGGGATCTGA
- the resB gene encoding cytochrome c biogenesis protein ResB, with protein sequence MSTTDKASTEAPHDAPESEDSASADVSAESSAEASAEAAAGAQLSTAPLEDAPGGPVGIGVLGWARWFWRQLTSMRVALILLFMLSLASIPGSLVPQNQVDLMKVAAWKKEHASWVGVAEKLQLFDVYSSVWFSAIYLLLFISLIGCILPRSWQFVGQLTGRPPAAPKRLKRMPAYTTWRTDSSPDEVLATAHGLLGRRRFRTETGAGSVAAEKGYLREAGNLIFHVALIVMLIAFAWGQYFKSEGGKLVLRGKGFSNTLTQYDDFKAGGLFDPDDLPPFSFTLDKFDATFERTGPQKGTPRDFKAYVTFSDGAHGKPEKREIQVNKPLEVDGSKVYLLGHGYAPVISVTDSTGKVVYKDAVPMLPQDGNLTSTGAVKVTDGYKDKDGKKTQLGFAAMFVPTFAGAGQGTMFSQFPELDFPALALNAWHGSLGVDSGLPQNVYQLDTSKMEQFKTEDGQPLAKRMLPGETMELPGGQGTVKFEGIERWATFSITHQPGSGLALAGAVAAIAGLAGSLFIQRRRIWVRAFRGKDGVTVVEMAGLGRSESAKLPEELAALAGALHEQAPTAAPPPAAADTAPESDPAEPAEEAEEVEGERA encoded by the coding sequence ATGAGTACGACCGACAAGGCGTCCACCGAGGCGCCGCACGATGCCCCGGAGTCCGAGGATTCCGCTTCCGCCGACGTCTCGGCCGAATCCTCCGCGGAAGCCTCCGCCGAGGCCGCGGCCGGCGCGCAGCTGTCCACCGCCCCCCTGGAGGACGCCCCCGGCGGCCCCGTGGGCATCGGGGTGCTCGGCTGGGCCCGCTGGTTCTGGCGGCAGCTCACCTCCATGCGGGTGGCGCTGATCCTGCTCTTCATGCTGTCGCTGGCGTCCATCCCCGGCTCGCTGGTCCCGCAGAACCAGGTCGACCTGATGAAGGTCGCCGCCTGGAAGAAGGAGCACGCCTCCTGGGTGGGAGTCGCCGAGAAGCTCCAGCTCTTCGACGTCTACAGCTCGGTGTGGTTCTCCGCGATCTACCTGCTGCTGTTCATCTCGCTGATCGGCTGCATCCTGCCGCGTTCCTGGCAGTTCGTCGGACAGCTCACCGGCCGGCCGCCGGCCGCGCCCAAGCGGCTGAAGCGGATGCCCGCGTACACGACGTGGCGCACGGACAGCTCCCCGGACGAGGTGCTCGCCACCGCGCACGGTCTGCTCGGCCGCCGCCGCTTCCGTACGGAGACCGGCGCGGGATCGGTCGCGGCCGAGAAGGGCTACCTGCGCGAGGCCGGGAACCTGATCTTCCACGTGGCGCTGATCGTCATGCTGATCGCCTTCGCCTGGGGCCAGTACTTCAAGTCCGAGGGCGGCAAGCTCGTCCTGCGCGGCAAGGGCTTCTCGAACACGCTCACCCAGTACGACGACTTCAAGGCCGGCGGCCTCTTCGACCCCGACGACCTGCCGCCCTTCTCCTTCACCCTGGACAAGTTCGACGCCACCTTCGAGCGGACGGGCCCGCAGAAGGGCACCCCGCGGGACTTCAAGGCGTACGTCACCTTCAGCGACGGCGCGCACGGCAAGCCGGAGAAGCGCGAGATCCAGGTCAACAAGCCGCTGGAGGTGGACGGCTCCAAGGTCTACCTGCTCGGCCACGGCTACGCGCCGGTCATCTCGGTGACCGACTCCACCGGCAAGGTGGTCTACAAGGACGCCGTGCCGATGCTGCCGCAGGACGGCAACCTGACCTCCACCGGCGCCGTCAAGGTCACCGACGGCTACAAGGACAAGGACGGGAAGAAGACGCAGCTCGGCTTCGCCGCGATGTTCGTTCCGACCTTCGCGGGCGCCGGCCAGGGCACGATGTTCTCGCAGTTCCCGGAGCTGGACTTCCCGGCGCTCGCGCTGAACGCGTGGCACGGCAGCCTCGGGGTGGACTCGGGCCTGCCGCAGAACGTGTACCAGCTGGACACCTCCAAGATGGAGCAGTTCAAGACCGAGGACGGCCAGCCGCTCGCGAAGCGGATGCTGCCCGGGGAGACCATGGAACTGCCCGGCGGCCAGGGCACCGTGAAGTTCGAGGGCATCGAGCGCTGGGCGACCTTCTCGATCACCCACCAGCCCGGCAGCGGCCTCGCCCTCGCGGGCGCCGTCGCCGCCATCGCCGGACTCGCGGGCTCCCTCTTCATCCAGCGCCGCCGGATCTGGGTGCGCGCGTTCCGCGGCAAGGACGGCGTGACCGTCGTCGAGATGGCGGGCCTCGGCCGCAGCGAGTCCGCCAAGCTCCCCGAGGAGCTGGCGGCCCTGGCCGGCGCGCTCCACGAACAGGCGCCCACGGCGGCGCCCCCGCCGGCCGCCGCCGATACCGCACCAGAATCCGACCCTGCAGAACCTGCCGAAGAAGCCGAAGAAGTCGAAGGGGAGCGCGCGTGA
- the ccsB gene encoding c-type cytochrome biogenesis protein CcsB produces MQLAAAANESLAHLSNNLIYASMAVYTLAFFAHIAEWIFGSRSKVARTAAALTRSGDASAAEAAAPAVQVRGKAGTAVLDKPKVVTRSAAGTRDVPDGPGAAGGTVQGDLYGRIAISLTTLGFLLAAGGVGARAMSVERAPWGNMYEFSITFSTVAVGAYLLLLALKKNVRWLGLFLVTTVLLDLGIATTVLYTDSDQLVPALKSYWLLIHVSTAIICGAVFYIGAAGAVMYLFRDSYEAKLARGGKPGKFATSVWERFPSAASLDKFSYRINAAVFPLWTFTIIAGAIWAGDAWGRYWGWDPKEVWSFVTWVAYACYLHARATAGWKGRKAAYLALFAFACWIWNYYGVNILLSGKHSYAGV; encoded by the coding sequence ATGCAGCTCGCGGCCGCAGCCAACGAGAGTCTGGCTCACCTCAGCAACAACCTGATCTACGCGTCCATGGCGGTCTACACCCTCGCCTTCTTCGCCCACATCGCCGAGTGGATCTTCGGCAGCCGCAGCAAGGTGGCCCGTACGGCCGCCGCGCTCACCCGGTCCGGGGACGCCTCCGCGGCCGAGGCCGCCGCTCCCGCCGTCCAGGTGCGGGGCAAGGCCGGTACCGCCGTCCTCGACAAGCCCAAGGTGGTCACGCGCAGCGCCGCCGGCACCCGTGACGTCCCGGACGGCCCCGGCGCGGCCGGCGGCACCGTCCAGGGCGACCTGTACGGGCGCATCGCGATCTCGCTGACCACCCTCGGCTTCCTGCTCGCGGCGGGCGGGGTCGGCGCCCGCGCGATGTCCGTGGAGCGCGCCCCCTGGGGCAACATGTACGAGTTCTCGATCACCTTCTCCACGGTGGCCGTCGGCGCGTACCTGCTGCTCCTCGCGCTGAAGAAGAACGTCCGCTGGCTCGGCCTGTTCCTGGTCACCACGGTCCTGCTCGACCTGGGCATCGCCACCACGGTGCTCTACACCGACAGCGACCAGCTGGTCCCCGCGCTGAAGTCGTACTGGCTGCTGATCCATGTCTCCACCGCGATCATCTGCGGTGCGGTCTTCTACATCGGCGCGGCCGGCGCGGTCATGTACCTCTTCCGCGACTCCTACGAGGCGAAGCTCGCGCGCGGCGGCAAGCCGGGCAAGTTCGCCACCTCGGTCTGGGAGCGCTTCCCGTCGGCGGCCTCGCTCGACAAGTTCTCGTACCGCATCAACGCGGCCGTCTTCCCGCTGTGGACCTTCACGATCATCGCGGGCGCGATCTGGGCCGGCGACGCGTGGGGCCGCTACTGGGGCTGGGACCCCAAGGAGGTCTGGTCCTTCGTGACCTGGGTGGCGTACGCCTGCTACCTGCACGCCCGTGCCACCGCCGGCTGGAAGGGCCGCAAGGCCGCGTACCTCGCGCTCTTCGCGTTCGCCTGCTGGATCTGGAACTACTACGGCGTGAACATCCTGCTGAGCGGCAAGCACTCGTACGCGGGCGTCTGA
- a CDS encoding MarR family winged helix-turn-helix transcriptional regulator, producing MTIHENAGPDIELTFLLGLGFQLLLGEFTRRLDEAGYADGLRPLHGMAFQALGTSGATATELAERLGVTKQAAGQLVDDLERRGYLRRTPHPEGGRRKLVVLTEAATAHLGAAGRVLHELEAELGRGSVDLGALRAELGRLVRTLNGDGPLPPLRPAW from the coding sequence GTGACCATCCACGAGAACGCCGGACCCGACATCGAGCTGACCTTCCTGCTCGGCCTCGGCTTCCAGCTCCTGCTCGGCGAGTTCACCCGCCGCCTCGACGAAGCCGGGTACGCCGACGGCCTGCGCCCCCTGCACGGCATGGCCTTCCAGGCCCTGGGGACCTCCGGCGCCACCGCCACCGAGCTCGCCGAGCGGCTCGGGGTGACCAAGCAGGCCGCCGGGCAACTCGTCGACGACCTGGAGCGGCGCGGCTACCTGCGCCGCACCCCGCACCCCGAGGGCGGCCGGCGCAAGCTGGTGGTCCTCACGGAGGCCGCGACCGCCCACCTGGGGGCCGCCGGACGGGTCCTGCACGAGCTGGAGGCCGAACTCGGCCGCGGCAGCGTCGACCTCGGCGCGCTGCGCGCCGAACTGGGCCGCCTGGTGCGCACCCTGAACGGGGACGGCCCCCTCCCGCCGCTGCGCCCCGCCTGGTGA
- a CDS encoding MFS transporter, giving the protein MRGRRLGVLLVLCGAIFLEGIDVAMLNVALPSIRADLGLETGTLQWVMSAYVLGYGGFMLLGGRAADLFGRRRMFIGWLTVFLLFSGLGGLATEGWQLIAARFVTGVAAAFMTPAGLSIITTGFDEGPQREKALLVYSGTAAAGFSVGLVAGGLLASVGWRWVFFAPVALAALILAGALTFVPKAADGEPGARRGRGRIDVWGGVLVTAGVVLLVLGVEELAALPAVAGLALLGAFALVERRTAEPLVRLGILRSPGLLRANAAALLFSAAFFGFQFLVVLYLQELRGWSTLQTSLAMLVIGIDAVLSPTVVPKLVARYGNGRLIFGGLLLAALAYGLFLPLGADWPYLLMLPGLILLGLAFALVYGPLTIVATEGVAEEEQGLAGGLLYTAFQFGAALGLAGVTGVAAGAADPVTPAGYRAALLVPFAAVLVAAAVSLPGLRRGSHRPGQGAGALGAGDGDEAVGAHGDVHLGVRQGVDVAQDVRG; this is encoded by the coding sequence ATCCGCGGGCGCCGACTCGGCGTCCTGCTCGTCCTGTGCGGCGCCATCTTCCTCGAAGGCATCGACGTCGCGATGCTGAACGTGGCCCTGCCGTCCATCCGCGCCGACCTCGGCCTCGAAACCGGCACGCTCCAGTGGGTGATGAGCGCCTACGTGCTCGGCTACGGCGGCTTCATGCTGCTCGGCGGCCGTGCGGCCGATCTCTTCGGACGCCGCCGGATGTTCATCGGCTGGCTGACGGTGTTCCTGCTCTTCTCCGGGCTCGGCGGACTCGCCACCGAGGGCTGGCAGCTGATCGCCGCCCGCTTCGTGACCGGGGTCGCCGCCGCCTTCATGACCCCGGCGGGCCTGTCCATCATCACCACCGGCTTCGACGAGGGCCCCCAGCGCGAGAAGGCGCTGCTCGTGTACTCGGGCACGGCGGCGGCCGGGTTCTCCGTCGGGCTGGTCGCGGGCGGGCTGCTCGCCTCGGTGGGCTGGCGCTGGGTGTTCTTCGCTCCCGTGGCACTGGCCGCGCTGATCCTGGCGGGCGCGCTGACCTTCGTACCGAAGGCCGCCGATGGCGAACCGGGCGCGCGCCGGGGCCGGGGCCGGATCGACGTGTGGGGCGGGGTGCTCGTGACCGCGGGCGTCGTCCTGCTCGTCCTCGGTGTGGAGGAGCTCGCGGCGCTGCCCGCGGTGGCGGGGCTGGCCCTGCTCGGGGCGTTCGCCCTCGTCGAGCGGCGCACGGCGGAGCCCCTGGTCCGGCTCGGGATCCTGCGCTCGCCCGGGCTGCTGCGGGCCAATGCGGCGGCGCTGCTGTTCTCTGCCGCGTTCTTCGGCTTCCAGTTCCTGGTGGTGCTCTACCTCCAGGAACTGCGCGGCTGGTCCACGCTCCAGACCAGCCTCGCGATGCTGGTGATCGGGATCGACGCGGTCCTCTCGCCGACCGTGGTGCCGAAGCTGGTGGCGCGGTACGGGAACGGCCGGCTGATCTTCGGCGGCCTGCTGCTGGCGGCGCTGGCGTACGGGCTGTTCCTGCCGCTGGGCGCCGACTGGCCCTACCTGCTGATGCTGCCGGGCCTGATCCTGCTCGGCCTGGCCTTCGCCCTGGTCTACGGGCCGCTGACCATCGTCGCCACCGAGGGGGTCGCGGAGGAGGAGCAGGGCCTGGCGGGCGGTCTCCTCTACACGGCGTTCCAGTTCGGCGCGGCGCTCGGGCTGGCCGGTGTGACGGGGGTGGCGGCCGGCGCCGCCGACCCCGTCACACCAGCGGGGTACCGGGCGGCGCTGCTCGTCCCCTTCGCGGCGGTCCTGGTGGCCGCGGCCGTCAGCCTGCCGGGGCTCCGGCGAGGCTCACACCGCCCAGGGCAGGGGGCGGGTGCCCTCGGTGCCGGGGACGGAGACGAGGCCGTCGGCGCGCATGGCGACGTACACCTCGGTGTCCGCCAGGGCGTGGACGTGGCGCAGGACGTCCGGGGGTAG
- a CDS encoding LysR family transcriptional regulator, translating into MLTDRDELDCFLILAEELHFGRTAERMLLSRARVSQLVQRLERRVGARLFLRTSRSVALTSLGAQLRADLEPHHRGIAAALDRAAATARAADGVLHVGFTTPPAGELVLRAAQALRSTHPGITVEVCEVPLSDPYGQLRGGAFDVAFAEFPVREPDLGEGPALFTEARALAVSAGHPLAARDSVTLEELAGVALLGVAGDLPAYLREHQAPARTPAGRPIRRGPEVTNLQEALMLVAAGRGALLTSAHAAAYHARPGVTHVPVADAEPVGYGLVWRAGEDTGAVRAFAQAAQRAAARAGAAAP; encoded by the coding sequence ATGCTTACCGATCGCGATGAGCTGGACTGCTTCCTGATCCTGGCCGAGGAACTGCACTTCGGCCGCACCGCCGAGCGCATGCTGCTCTCCCGGGCCCGCGTCAGCCAGCTCGTGCAGCGCCTCGAGCGGCGCGTCGGCGCCCGGCTCTTCCTGCGTACCAGCCGCAGCGTCGCCCTCACCTCGCTCGGCGCCCAGCTCCGCGCCGACCTGGAACCCCACCACCGCGGCATCGCCGCCGCCCTGGACCGGGCCGCCGCGACGGCCCGCGCCGCGGACGGGGTGCTGCACGTCGGCTTCACCACCCCGCCCGCCGGTGAACTCGTCCTGCGCGCCGCGCAGGCCCTGCGCAGCACGCACCCCGGCATCACCGTCGAGGTGTGCGAGGTGCCGCTCTCCGACCCGTACGGGCAACTGCGCGGCGGGGCCTTCGACGTGGCCTTCGCCGAGTTCCCGGTGCGCGAACCCGATCTGGGGGAGGGGCCGGCGCTGTTCACCGAGGCGCGGGCGCTGGCCGTGTCGGCAGGGCATCCGCTGGCCGCACGGGACTCCGTGACGCTGGAGGAACTGGCGGGGGTCGCACTGCTGGGCGTCGCCGGGGACCTGCCCGCGTACCTGCGCGAACACCAGGCTCCGGCGCGCACCCCGGCCGGGCGACCGATCCGGCGCGGCCCGGAGGTGACGAACCTCCAGGAGGCCCTGATGCTGGTCGCCGCCGGCCGGGGCGCCCTGCTGACATCGGCTCACGCCGCGGCCTACCACGCCCGGCCCGGGGTCACCCACGTCCCCGTGGCCGACGCCGAGCCGGTCGGGTACGGGCTGGTCTGGCGCGCGGGTGAGGACACCGGGGCCGTACGGGCCTTCGCGCAGGCGGCGCAGCGGGCGGCGGCACGGGCGGGCGCCGCAGCCCCGTAG
- a CDS encoding PLD nuclease N-terminal domain-containing protein has translation MLRYLPFLLIIALTIYTFIDCLNTPEEEVKHLPKVVWVLIILLFSIVGPIVWLFAGKKRVPGGAGRPRPGRRTWVAPDDNPEFLKSLREERDEKEKDKE, from the coding sequence GTGCTGCGCTATCTGCCGTTCCTGCTGATCATCGCGCTGACCATCTACACCTTCATCGACTGCCTGAACACGCCGGAAGAAGAGGTCAAGCACCTTCCGAAGGTCGTCTGGGTCCTGATCATCCTGCTCTTCTCGATCGTCGGTCCGATCGTGTGGCTCTTCGCCGGCAAGAAGCGGGTGCCCGGCGGCGCGGGCCGGCCGCGCCCGGGCCGCCGGACGTGGGTGGCGCCCGACGACAACCCGGAGTTCCTGAAGTCCCTGCGCGAGGAGCGGGACGAGAAGGAGAAGGACAAGGAGTAG
- a CDS encoding menaquinone biosynthesis decarboxylase, whose product MAYDDLRSLLRALEREGDLKRIKAEVDPYLEVGEIVDRVNKAGGPALLFENVKGSAMPLAMNVFGTDRRLLKALGLKSYAEISEKIGGLLKPELPQGFIGVREAFGKLGSMVHVPPKKVKGDSAPVQEVVLTGDDVDLDQLPALFTWPKDGGSFFNLGLTHTKHPETGVRNLGLYRLQRHDKRTIGMHWQIHKDSRNHYAVAAARGERLPVAIAFGCPPAVTYASTAPLPGDIDEYLFAGFVAGKRIEMVDCKTVPLQVPANAEVVIEGWLEPGETLPEGPFGDHTGFYTPQEPFPALTIDCVTMRKRPLIQSIVVGRPPTEDGPLGRATERFFLPLLKIIVPDIVDYHLPESGGFHNCAIVSIDKKYPKHAQKVMHAIWGAHMMSLTKLIIVVDKDCDVHDLHEVSWRALGNTDYARDLTVVEGPVDHLDHASYQQFWGGKAGIDATKKLPTEGYTRDGGWPDMVESDPATAALVDSRWKEYGL is encoded by the coding sequence ATGGCTTACGACGATCTCCGCTCGCTGCTCCGGGCCCTCGAGCGGGAGGGCGACCTCAAGCGCATCAAGGCCGAAGTGGACCCGTACCTAGAGGTCGGGGAGATCGTCGACAGAGTGAACAAGGCGGGCGGGCCCGCGCTGCTCTTCGAGAACGTCAAGGGCTCGGCGATGCCGCTGGCCATGAACGTCTTCGGCACCGACCGGCGGCTGCTGAAGGCCCTCGGGCTGAAGTCGTACGCCGAGATCAGCGAGAAGATCGGCGGCCTGCTCAAGCCGGAGCTGCCCCAGGGCTTCATCGGTGTCCGCGAGGCCTTCGGCAAGCTCGGCTCGATGGTGCACGTGCCGCCGAAGAAGGTGAAGGGCGATTCCGCGCCCGTCCAGGAGGTCGTCCTCACCGGCGACGACGTGGACCTGGACCAGCTGCCGGCCCTCTTCACCTGGCCCAAGGACGGCGGGTCCTTCTTCAACCTCGGCCTGACGCACACCAAGCACCCGGAGACGGGCGTGCGCAACCTCGGCCTGTACCGCCTCCAGCGCCACGACAAGCGCACCATCGGCATGCACTGGCAGATCCACAAGGACAGCCGCAACCACTACGCGGTGGCCGCGGCGCGCGGTGAGCGGCTGCCGGTCGCGATCGCCTTCGGCTGCCCGCCGGCCGTGACGTACGCGTCGACCGCGCCGCTGCCGGGCGACATCGACGAGTACCTCTTCGCCGGGTTCGTGGCGGGCAAGCGGATCGAGATGGTGGACTGCAAGACGGTCCCGCTCCAGGTCCCGGCCAACGCCGAGGTGGTCATCGAGGGCTGGCTGGAGCCGGGGGAGACGCTCCCCGAGGGCCCCTTCGGCGACCACACCGGCTTCTACACCCCGCAGGAGCCGTTCCCCGCGCTGACCATCGACTGCGTGACGATGCGCAAGCGTCCGCTGATCCAGTCGATCGTCGTCGGCCGGCCGCCGACGGAGGACGGTCCGCTGGGGCGTGCGACGGAGCGTTTCTTCCTCCCGCTCCTCAAGATCATCGTCCCGGACATCGTGGACTACCACCTTCCCGAGTCGGGCGGCTTCCACAACTGCGCGATCGTCTCGATCGACAAGAAGTACCCGAAGCACGCACAGAAGGTCATGCACGCCATCTGGGGCGCGCACATGATGTCGCTGACCAAGCTGATCATCGTGGTGGACAAGGACTGCGACGTCCACGACCTCCACGAGGTGTCCTGGCGGGCGCTCGGCAATACGGACTACGCCCGCGACCTCACCGTCGTGGAGGGCCCGGTGGACCACCTGGACCACGCCTCCTACCAGCAGTTCTGGGGCGGCAAGGCGGGCATCGACGCCACGAAGAAGCTGCCGACGGAGGGTTACACCCGCGACGGCGGCTGGCCTGACATGGTCGAGTCCGACCCCGCGACCGCGGCCCTGGTCGACAGCCGCTGGAAGGAGTACGGCCTGTGA
- the mqnP gene encoding menaquinone biosynthesis prenyltransferase MqnP — translation MTSAAEGVLGSGPAPQASGKVKAFLRLVMIEHSVFALPFAYIAALTAMFTLDERMHWGKLLLVTVCMVGLRTFAMAANRIIDREIDARNPRTAGRELVTGAVSVRSAWTGAGIALAVFLGSAALLNPLCLMLAPVAVVPMVVYPYGKRFTNFPHAILGIAQAMGPVGAWIAITGEWSWDAVILGLAVGVWIGGFDLIFACQDVAADRAEGVKSVPARYGIPAALWGARGAHVVTTGLLAWYAVATDAGWLFWLGLLIVVAAFVYEHTIVTPHDLSRLNRAFFTVNGFIGMALFVCALLDLVVRGLSL, via the coding sequence ATGACATCCGCAGCCGAAGGGGTCCTCGGATCCGGGCCCGCGCCGCAGGCCAGTGGGAAGGTCAAGGCCTTCCTGCGGCTCGTGATGATCGAGCACTCGGTCTTCGCGCTGCCCTTCGCGTACATCGCCGCGCTGACCGCCATGTTCACGCTCGACGAGCGGATGCACTGGGGCAAGCTGCTGCTCGTCACCGTCTGCATGGTGGGGCTGCGGACCTTCGCGATGGCCGCCAACCGGATCATCGACCGGGAGATCGACGCGCGGAACCCGCGGACCGCCGGGCGCGAGCTGGTGACGGGCGCCGTCTCGGTCCGCTCCGCCTGGACCGGGGCCGGGATCGCCTTGGCCGTCTTCCTCGGGTCGGCGGCGCTGCTGAACCCGCTCTGCCTGATGCTGGCGCCGGTCGCCGTCGTACCGATGGTGGTGTACCCGTACGGGAAGAGGTTCACGAACTTCCCCCACGCCATCCTCGGCATCGCTCAGGCGATGGGCCCGGTCGGGGCCTGGATCGCGATCACCGGCGAGTGGTCCTGGGACGCGGTGATCCTCGGCCTCGCGGTGGGCGTGTGGATCGGCGGCTTCGACCTGATCTTCGCCTGCCAGGACGTGGCCGCGGACCGCGCGGAGGGCGTCAAGTCCGTCCCGGCCCGCTACGGCATCCCGGCCGCCCTGTGGGGCGCGCGCGGCGCGCACGTCGTGACCACGGGCCTGCTGGCCTGGTACGCGGTGGCGACGGACGCGGGCTGGCTGTTCTGGCTCGGCCTGCTGATCGTCGTGGCCGCCTTCGTCTACGAGCACACCATCGTCACCCCGCACGACCTGTCCCGCCTGAACCGCGCCTTCTTCACGGTGAACGGCTTCATCGGCATGGCCCTGTTCGTGTGCGCGCTGCTCGACCTGGTGGTGCGGGGGCTGTCGCTGTAA